One segment of Fibrobacter sp. UWB10 DNA contains the following:
- a CDS encoding HD domain-containing phosphohydrolase — protein sequence MVVPYNNNEAPSTKETVLVVDDDRMNLRFAEHMLSSAYNVVLAQSYKEALAYLSKERPALALLDVHMPDMNGFELLLEIRKIKTCDGLPVVFLTADSDRETEVRVFKEGAQDYIQKPLVPEVVLERIKRILSLQKLQDSLESEVVRRTAELKESQHKLQMLSLQVVKTLASTIDAKDRYTNGHSSRVAKYSREIALRAGKPIEYQDEIYIVALLHDIGKIGVPDNILNKSSKLTDEEYETIKQHPSIGVEILKNISEMPNIEIGAHYHHERFDGKGYPEGLSGYNIPEIARIIAVADAYDAMTSRRSYRSALPQNVVREEIVKGRGLQFDPDFADIMLQMIDDDSHYEMRDDGHAV from the coding sequence ATGGTGGTTCCGTATAACAATAACGAGGCGCCCAGCACCAAAGAAACGGTCTTGGTGGTTGATGACGACCGCATGAACTTGAGGTTCGCCGAGCACATGTTGAGCTCGGCGTACAATGTTGTGTTGGCTCAGTCATACAAAGAGGCGCTTGCATACCTTTCGAAAGAACGGCCTGCACTAGCACTTTTGGATGTGCACATGCCCGACATGAATGGGTTTGAACTTCTGTTGGAAATACGGAAGATTAAAACCTGTGATGGCTTGCCGGTGGTGTTCTTGACCGCGGACAGCGACCGTGAGACGGAGGTCCGGGTGTTTAAGGAAGGCGCTCAGGACTATATCCAAAAGCCTTTGGTTCCAGAAGTTGTTCTAGAAAGAATCAAACGCATTCTGTCTCTGCAAAAGTTGCAGGATTCTCTTGAAAGCGAAGTGGTGCGACGCACTGCTGAACTTAAGGAAAGTCAACATAAGCTTCAAATGCTTTCGTTGCAGGTTGTCAAAACGCTTGCGTCGACAATCGATGCCAAAGACCGCTACACGAATGGTCATTCTAGCCGAGTTGCTAAATACAGCAGAGAAATTGCGCTCCGTGCAGGTAAGCCAATCGAGTACCAAGACGAAATCTACATCGTGGCGCTTTTGCATGATATCGGAAAAATTGGAGTTCCGGATAATATTCTGAACAAGAGTTCCAAACTGACCGACGAGGAATACGAGACAATCAAGCAGCACCCGAGTATCGGTGTTGAAATTTTGAAGAACATTTCTGAAATGCCGAATATTGAAATCGGAGCGCATTACCACCATGAGCGCTTTGATGGCAAGGGTTACCCCGAAGGATTGTCGGGTTATAACATTCCTGAAATTGCTCGTATTATTGCCGTGGCCGATGCCTACGATGCCATGACTAGTCGACGCAGTTATCGTTCGGCGCTTCCGCAAAATGTCGTGCGCGAAGAAATCGTGAAAGGTCGCGGTCTACAATTTGATCCTGATTTTGCCGATATAATGCTCCAGATGATTGATGACGATTCCCATTACGAGATGCGGGACGACGGGCACGCCGTATAA
- a CDS encoding glycoside hydrolase family 16 protein produces the protein MFLLRFRHFILCAGTIFAVAACSSDSSSSAEYPDQWDPYPETPSSSSSIATEDSGSKVGTQSSSSAELVASCSSDIATSSSDASSSSSEAANSYAADINSSSEAASSSSETANIASSSSEILSSDSQYLWHDEFDGDGVDTDKWTFEIGTGASGWGNNEWEYYTNRKENAYVQDGILHIRANKEDYEGSKYTSARIITKDKFSFTYGTVEARIALPVGKGIWPAFWLLGQNIDAVSWPACGEIDIIETVNSENIVYGTNHWANGTEYATYGNNTGNYRDQKFELDVTQFHNYKFTWDEKYIRMFVDDFMYHEILIENNTGDTEEFHKPFFFILNVAVAGNWPGFEVDDAQFPNEMLVDYIRVSK, from the coding sequence ATGTTTTTGTTACGCTTTAGACATTTCATTCTATGCGCAGGCACCATTTTTGCCGTCGCAGCCTGCTCCTCAGACTCCTCATCTAGCGCAGAATATCCTGATCAATGGGATCCATATCCCGAAACACCCTCCAGCAGTTCTTCGATTGCAACAGAAGATTCCGGCTCAAAGGTCGGAACGCAATCCTCTAGTTCCGCAGAACTGGTTGCAAGCTGTTCAAGTGATATCGCAACTAGCTCGAGCGATGCCTCAAGCAGTTCCAGCGAAGCGGCAAATTCTTACGCCGCAGACATCAACAGTTCTAGCGAAGCCGCTAGCAGTTCAAGTGAAACCGCGAACATCGCAAGTAGCTCCAGCGAGATCCTTTCAAGCGACAGCCAATACCTCTGGCACGACGAATTCGACGGCGACGGCGTCGATACCGACAAATGGACTTTTGAAATCGGCACAGGCGCAAGCGGCTGGGGCAACAACGAATGGGAATACTACACCAACCGCAAAGAAAACGCCTACGTGCAAGACGGCATTTTGCACATTCGCGCAAACAAAGAAGACTACGAAGGCTCCAAGTACACCTCGGCCCGCATTATCACCAAGGACAAGTTTAGCTTCACCTACGGCACCGTAGAAGCCCGCATCGCACTCCCTGTGGGCAAAGGCATTTGGCCTGCCTTCTGGCTACTCGGCCAGAACATCGACGCCGTAAGCTGGCCCGCCTGCGGCGAAATCGACATCATCGAAACCGTGAACAGCGAAAACATTGTGTACGGCACAAACCATTGGGCAAACGGCACCGAATACGCGACTTACGGCAACAACACCGGCAATTATCGCGACCAAAAGTTCGAACTCGACGTCACGCAATTCCACAATTACAAATTCACATGGGACGAAAAGTACATCCGCATGTTTGTGGATGACTTCATGTACCACGAGATTTTAATTGAAAATAACACCGGCGACACCGAAGAATTCCACAAGCCGTTCTTCTTTATCTTGAATGTCGCCGTTGCAGGTAACTGGCCCGGATTCGAAGTAGACGACGCTCAATTCCCGAACGAAATGCTCGTCGACTACATTCGAGTTTCCAAATAA